The nucleotide sequence CTGGCGCTGCGCGGCGAAGCGCTGTTCCTCAGTCGCGATCGACTCATTCCTATCATCGATTGGGATTTGTCGACCCGCAACAGCGTTCCTCGCGCCTACCGCGTATCGGTCCCCGAGATCGGCGGCGGCCGCTCCGAAACCGTGCTCGCTGGCGAGGTGATGCATTTCAGGGTTGCTCCCGACCCCGGCGCGCCCTGGACGGGGCAGGCACCGCTTCGCCGCGCGCAGCTCACTGCCGGCCTGTTGCACACGCTCGAAAGCGCGCTGGCCGAAGTGTACGAGAACGCGCCTCTAGGCTCCCAGGTAGTGCCATTCCCGGAAAGTGGCGACGTCGACCTCGAGACGATGGGGCATGGGTTCCGCCGCCGCCGTGGGCGGGTGCTGTTACGCGAATCGGTCAACGTGTCGGCAGCGGGCGGGCCGGTGCCACAACAGGACTGGAAACCGCAACAGGTGACGCCGGACCTGCAGGGCTCGCAGGCCGTGCAATCGCTCGCTGAGGCGCGTGCGGCGATCTTCGCCGCGTTCGGCGTCCTGCCGGCCATGTTCGCCACGAACGCCCAGGGGCCGCTCGTGCGCGAAGCCCAGCGGCACCTTGCGCAGTGGGTACTGCAGCCGATCGCACAGCTCATGGCCGAAGAGGCGAGCGCGAAGCTCGCCAGCGCGGTGACGATCGACGTGGTGCGGCCCGCCCAGGCGTTCGATGCGGGCGGACGTGCCCGGGCCTTCGGCGCTATGGTCACCGCTCTAACTCAGGCGAAAGAGGCGGGCCTGGACCCTCAGGCCGTCGAAGATGCGCTGAGTTTCATCGATTGGGCCGATTGATGGGATTGCTCGATACCGACATTGCCGCGATCTTTTCGGCCGCGCTGTCGGGGCTCTACCTCGATGCGACGTTGCACGCCGGGACTGGCGAGCCGATCTACGACGAGCTCGGCAACGTCATTGGCTACAGC is from Croceibacterium aestuarii and encodes:
- a CDS encoding phage portal protein; this translates as MGLLQRIFGGQETRSASGTGYTSQIMAAREAYIAGRLGLGDLTATVQTCVSLWEGGLALADVKGTDLLTRHDMAIAARALALRGEALFLSRDRLIPIIDWDLSTRNSVPRAYRVSVPEIGGGRSETVLAGEVMHFRVAPDPGAPWTGQAPLRRAQLTAGLLHTLESALAEVYENAPLGSQVVPFPESGDVDLETMGHGFRRRRGRVLLRESVNVSAAGGPVPQQDWKPQQVTPDLQGSQAVQSLAEARAAIFAAFGVLPAMFATNAQGPLVREAQRHLAQWVLQPIAQLMAEEASAKLASAVTIDVVRPAQAFDAGGRARAFGAMVTALTQAKEAGLDPQAVEDALSFIDWAD